In Colias croceus chromosome 8, ilColCroc2.1, the genomic window ttgcattatCTTTGTTTGCGATTGTATGCCAACTGCcaaggtaattaattattttttatgtacttcTATGGGATTGTACCTCTATATTCCTTAAGCTTGATctaattctttaaaataatctcgtcaaaatataattgtacatccttaattttatctttaaaataatacttaagtATTGTGaggttgtaaaataaatgttaaagtatgtatattttttaactaacaggagacattttttttaaacatacatattgcatttataatttatctagATAGAATAATTTTTGGtcgttaaaaaaattgttggtCGTTAGTTAGGGAATTTGATAATAAGCTTGATGGCCATGTTAAGGCCGTGTTTAACAGGCAGATTGGGACAGATTATTcacaaaacattaaattaaaaaattattaaatgttagCCACGTATATCTTTCTGAAAGTTACTAGTTAGATATCTTTATATATGGATTATACACAAAATTCTATATTTACTCAGTTCTTTAGCATAAGCTTAAAAGCTGAATATTCTGATAGTACTAGATCCCGCCGCAGGATTACTTcgttcatagttttttttaatgaaaccaaaattttacgtacatttataatttggatatatcaataaacaaaatataaacacaaaaatacacACCCCAATAGCGAAGGTGATAGTACAAAAATTGGTTTTGTACCAGGATAGCGGATCATCAGAGGtctaattaattacttatgataaaaataaaaatgatgaacataataattttaattttgcttGTGTGTTAATTGAACGTGTCAGATAAAtaaccaaaataatttaacgatTCGTTCCACataaattgttgtgttttcCGATAGTCGATAAAAAATAGAGGGATATACTCTCCCAAGTACCTAAGCCCACTTTTCCACTGTGGCCTCCAgccatataaaaaataggtaatataaatttgaatttaaaagtgttttataaaagttcataatttattgcgATAATATGCAATGTCTTACAAAATTCcatgataataaataggtaaaattaaacatataattatagttatcCTCGCTCGTTTACATTGTAACTGTAATATTCTGTTATTAAAGGTATCATACGataaatgaaattatgtatatattaattaataagtcATGCATATATGTACCACTTTGTTGGAATTTTTTcgatttacaataaaaaatagcacGGATCaaaggttatttatttaaatgactaTTTGGCTCACTGCTCAGAGACATATCGTCGTCAAACATTTGACGTAATTACGGCGTTCCTGGAATTTAAGGGACACAGACCTTCATACCAGTTAAGAGCTTGTTCACATTCCGTTGAACCTGGCGTGCCCCAATTTATATGCTGCTGCTGCATCCTCCCATAGGGAGGGCTCAGTGTTCCCACAGGCTCGCAGAGAAGATCAGGGTCAGTAACGTGGGTAACTCATTTGTGACTGCTACTTGCGGATGCCCATCGAAGACATGAACAATTTAATACCATTACGGCGCGTTTATGGATTCAACCAGATTCAACCTCTCGATGCTGGATAAGATAGAGATTTGAATGTactgtttattaatatatgtaataaaattgttaaatatatgtagtttATCTAACTAATTGTTGCATCGACaaacgtttaaaatacaattgaacttgaatattatgtatctcgTGCGTTGTGGTGCgttatatttctgttctgcattcaatatttgtaaatattaaaaaaaataaagaatagaaaaattgaTCGAGGGACGGGATTCGAACTCGTTTTATTGCGAAATTTAAGACGCGGCGTGGGTTCGAATCTTGAGTCCCGTATcacgatatttttttcaattcttttaaaattttcaactaattattatttaataaaagctgTTGGTTCACATTAACGACTTGGCCGGGCTTCGATCGAATTGAACTGGAACAAAATCCCGTGTCATCagcgtgttttatttttctttttttattcactaattttagttttcataTATTGATTGGATAGagatacataggtacctatatacttatatagttaataataaaataatctgtaACGTGAAATATATGATCACAAGTAGATTGTTCTAATATAATTCAGTAATACTTAGATATAATGCATTGACCATTTAGTTTAATTCAATAGTGCACACTGAATTTTGTTGCGGACATTTTTTAGAAGCAGAAACATTGAAGGCTGTTATTAGGTATAACGTATATAATTGATATTTCAGTGGACAGCAACATAAATTtactaaaagaaaatattttatatctgaaaataggtatatgtatttatgtttcatataaaatggtagtcggtattaaatattatcagcGCCTGTAGGTTTATCttagcaattttattttcttacattTTCTTGTCAATACCTGAATTAAAAATACGACGAAAAGAAACAAGATGGTACCAGAATTATACAcaattggcggccttatcaatTAGCAGTGATTTCTGCCAGGCAACCATGGGTAGTAACGTAAAAAAAGCGAAATATAtttagaaaacttttttttagttGAGCTCTTGCTCTACCACCGAGCTCAACTAAAAAAACTACTCACTAGGTAATAGCTGTGACTGGTACGGACTATggatatataattaaaataaatttagatgtttttttgtttcaagaaaatatgataaaaagaaaaatccgtgcctattagttacttattattttgtatgtaatagacttagattacaaaataaaagacagatggagcgttgccgaactaaaccgaatgatttatcgtcattttcaaaaaagctatgtgtgctgtcatttcgccgctgcactgtacgtacacggtgcttctgtgtgcgtgtaatgttgccaaattaataaaattaaaaatttcccaaatttttccccgactacggaaaaaagagggttatgtttttcgagtttatggatgtatgtataatatttctttgacacgccctgcagtataaaccgttggaccgattttgagttgtgaggtttcattgcaatgatctgaattattatgttagtggcggtactgacgtaggctatatacctacataaatgagaagtcaagttttaatttttatttaaattcttttattacataaagtacctgcctactaaagttatatatggacaaaataattgtattcaattttttattaaataaattacataaaaaaagtttcaatattaactataataattatattatttttcataatatatgaatacgaatagcggtagtttttagtcgagaatacaggacattttattttcatcatatatccatcatggagttcacataaattaaatcgctagcgaaaacgactatgacgtttttaagctttataaaagtaacaaaataatgtattatggttattaaaataatctaataattatcatgaacctttagtgcactatagaAATAATCACAtccacgatcgaaaaatccaacagcattaccctgaagatcttttaaccattttaccgttttaccaataaaaatggcaaattcattttcaaaatactggcaacatacgttgaagttttgtattccttcatatctgtaaaattattatacgtattaaagaaataaatcagccaaataatctacagaaaacctgtgaaacgatgttttatctttttttttgttttcggggacaaattttacagcgttttattatcacaagacggcatttttttactaaaattgcaaaccctttttgacgtattgcatgacactttatgcgctatagcactggtgcagcgacgtatttgtttttgatttcgtattttctttgacaagggcgacgggcggttgtcatgctccatctgtactttattttgtaatctaaggtaaTAGATGTTGATTTGAAGTCAGACTGGTCGTCGAATTTTCCGTATCGCTAAAGTCTTATAAATTGACAATTATATTGTCAtaggaaatatattatgttttattccaGCAAACGTGCGTATCTCgcaactacctacctactggtccgatttgaaaaattctttcgtaGTGATAGCTCATTTTCAATCATTCAATCattcttaattaaaaagaaacatataatatttatttttgagcaacattatatataaataaataaagaaacattaattgtgtaagatataatataagtaggtatgcgGATGTAACATAGGGACATGTAacatatatattgtattctaagTTCAggtaatattcaattaaatttgaaataaaatattaaatttgaaataaaacacattttttttgtgaaacactaataaagctttataatacatattaaaaatgtgttaaattataaataatttatcaacaatTTGTTAAAACGTACATCCAACACTTTCCGACAATAAATTCTAAACATTGTTAATAAACTATACTTAATAGTgaaataataactaattataagtacatagAGGTGGATACAATGACACAGCACTTGTTGACAAATAAtactagtattttttttttataaccagTATTTAACATCAATTTACTCATCGCTTACAAACTACTAGTGCGGTGGGTGAAATAATCTAATTACCTAAGCATTAGGAAAATGTATCTAAAAACTAAACTTTAAATAGTAATCGAACTCTTTTTATTTGGTTTcgttaatttgaatataatttgataccctgaaacattgaaataaaatctgcggtaataatatgattcaacaattataattttccgACATTTCGTGGGCCGATATTTGAGACTAAgagctgatttacacagggtcagtatcACTCAGTAGACAttagacaagtcagtcgcggcgccgaattaaatgtttacataggcttcaagcctctgtactgacttcaaatctgtttacacagggttttttttcgggtcagcactgatttgcagtcagttactgaccctgtgtatcAGCACTAAcgcttattaaattataattacctaatattatttttttaaaggttcCTTAATCTACCAATCACCcttaaatcaaacaaataaattacatttcacaCAACTACTctacaattataaataaacaattaaacatcccttattataattaaaactttgtaataaattacttaaatataatatatagaataaataactGCAATAGTTATAATGATCTTCACCTTTACCGACTAGTATCTatctaatgaaataataatatatcaatttataaGCCTACTTTTTCCCATATGCAATAATAAGATTATAGTTTGCCCTAATTGAAATGGAATTTTCGAAGTTGTCGTTAACTTTATCTATGAGTTGCATATCTCTTACAATACCAACATAATCTTCTAAGAACTCCTCTTGTAACTCTTCAGGTATTTTGAATGGATTTACGGCTTTTACTGcatctgtaaaataaaataaaggtaTAATGTAGATAGGTAGATTAGgtagataggtaggtaatgtAGATTCCCTATTACACGTTTGGGATAGtcatatctcatactaaatatATGGGAGTAtttgatgtaaaatttttagatatttcccgttttacttttaaaaagttattttatgcatatatacttagttaattttatgcattaggtttattatttattatcgatatcagtttaaagttttttgatatctgcaatagttgcggaataatcgccagtgcacacttaacgattacaccctgtaatgtatatatattatattgctaTAAACGGCTATTCAATTATATAACAATATCAGTGAGTGcgaaatattgtaattttcttCGATAAGTTTGTTTTCGTTCATATGTATCTTACAggtaaaactttttaaatgattttaagttttaattaagttactttaaaattaacttactTTTCACAGCTTCCAAACTGTCATATATAAATGATTTGGGTTTATATTGGACTTCCACGTTTACAAAACCGATTTTGCACATCATCCGTCTTATTTCTTTTTCAGGATCCTGtaaagaaacataaatattaaaactttataaacaaaacaagattataatatatcttaaattaatttaagtacTGAATCCATTTCACAATAATTGACCAGAAGCATTACGAGAAGGTATTAGTACTTATAAggtttttgttataaatccGATTTAAAACTGAAGTGGGTTTTAATGTCaattttctttgaatcttATTTTGctctgaatatttttatttgaatggtattataattatattatttacctgGCAGTCATGGTACGGTGATACGAATTTATCAACGTCCTTTAGCCAATAACTCCATCTGTTGGTGCGAGCAAGAATTCTGTACATGTCGAACAGCGGCATGTGCCCGAGGAAAATCAATAAACAGTCACCACCATCTTCTAGgagattataaatatttgtaaatgctatcctgaaaaagaaaaattcattatttaatcaTTTCTTTCATTCAGAACTCTTCCTAGATTTTTCTAAGTCATGAGGTTTTTCCATATCACAAAAATGCTCTACATTTATACGTTAGTGTGCGTGGCATCAAAATGCCACGTGCCTACTTATTCATTTATTGTACTTCTATTTGAATAATGTTAAACACATTGTAActgatttattgataaatagtTTCTTGTAATAAGAACATATTCCGCACTAAATTGCGTGCGCGTTATTCTCTAAACTCCAtgggaataatttaattgttagatattttttgtactattatttctcaataaaatagtgtgtaaaaatgtttcaattgATTTAGGATgcatacaaattatttaattgtaatgttgtaaacataaatataaaattaattttaatttaatcaacaAGATTATGCGTGCAAAAGATTATTTTCGAGATAACGTatgttaaaagaaaaataacgaAAATATCAGGTTCCATAGGGGCTAAAAAAGGATATTTCAAATATGACTTACTCTTGTTGTTTTATCCAATGCAGTGTATAAAAGGAAAAAGCGTGGTGGAACTCGCCCCGCATCTGGTCCGGCAAGTCACCCTCAATATCAATCACCGTGAAACTGACGTTATCTGAAGAGTAGTTCCTATTCGCGAACTGTATCATTTTCTCGCTGATGTCACAGCCCACCACCTTCTTGCAGAGCGGTAAGAAGTTCTTCAGCACGCCGGTCGTGACGCTTCCATCTCCGCAGCCGATGTCTATAACACATGCATCCTTTTTCCACTTGATTTTCTGCGCGAACTCCTCCAGACACTCGAAAGCATCCCTCTTTTGAAGGGTGTTGCTTTTCTGATATAACTCTGCATCATTCATGATTGATCGTGGTGTATAGGATCGGTGGatgttataatttgtttttggataatttaaattgtggTATGTAGTTTCGGGTGCGCGTGCGTCAGGTTGCCGTACTCGACGCGGTTTCGGCGGGCAGTCTCGTCAGGAGCGCTCTCcgtatgtatttatatgttaTACCGACGCACGACATCATCGACTATTGTGGCAATGCTGGCCCTTAGAGGTCTTATCTGGGTACACTTTTCTGGAACACctggaataaaagtttaagATGTTTATAATGGACTTAGCTTGGATAATTAACGATTTATATTCGAAGCAACAAACTTTTGTTGAAGAAAAATTAATCGATGTCAATTCATTCAATTGAAAtgtcaaaaaaaatgtttttgttttactattttat contains:
- the LOC123694050 gene encoding juvenile hormone acid O-methyltransferase-like, whose translation is MNDAELYQKSNTLQKRDAFECLEEFAQKIKWKKDACVIDIGCGDGSVTTGVLKNFLPLCKKVVGCDISEKMIQFANRNYSSDNVSFTVIDIEGDLPDQMRGEFHHAFSFYTLHWIKQQEIAFTNIYNLLEDGGDCLLIFLGHMPLFDMYRILARTNRWSYWLKDVDKFVSPYHDCQDPEKEIRRMMCKIGFVNVEVQYKPKSFIYDSLEAVKNAVKAVNPFKIPEELQEEFLEDYVGIVRDMQLIDKVNDNFENSISIRANYNLIIAYGKK